Proteins encoded by one window of Candidatus Odinarchaeum yellowstonii:
- a CDS encoding [LysW]-aminoadipate/[LysW]-glutamate kinase, translating into MRIVVKIGGELIKSSLENISADTVKVAAENEVIYVHGGAKIVNEISEKLGKKPEFVVSPTGSRSRYTDKETMEIFEMVMAGKANKKVVEALLAKGLKPVGLTGIDGKLIIAERKKVLKVKKDNKIIKIDGGYTGKVDKVDPTLIELLLKNGYIPVIAPIALSYENEPLNIDADRAAANIAGAVKADILIFLTDVDGVLDKDGKIISKIPAESVDNLREQVGFGMEKKILATSEALQMGVRKIVIASGKIDAPITNALTGERRTVIAYE; encoded by the coding sequence ATGAGAATCGTTGTAAAAATAGGCGGAGAGCTCATTAAAAGCAGTTTAGAAAACATATCCGCGGATACAGTTAAAGTAGCCGCTGAAAACGAGGTAATCTACGTTCACGGCGGCGCTAAAATAGTGAACGAGATATCTGAGAAACTCGGTAAAAAACCAGAGTTCGTTGTATCCCCCACTGGTTCAAGAAGCAGGTACACGGATAAGGAGACGATGGAAATCTTTGAAATGGTGATGGCGGGCAAAGCGAATAAGAAAGTAGTTGAAGCGCTTCTAGCTAAAGGTTTAAAACCGGTTGGTTTAACCGGAATAGACGGCAAACTGATCATCGCGGAGCGTAAAAAAGTGCTTAAAGTTAAAAAAGATAATAAAATAATAAAAATAGACGGCGGCTACACCGGTAAAGTGGATAAAGTCGATCCTACGCTGATAGAGCTGCTTTTAAAAAACGGGTATATCCCGGTTATAGCTCCTATAGCGTTAAGCTATGAAAACGAGCCTTTAAACATAGACGCGGATAGGGCTGCAGCTAATATAGCAGGAGCTGTTAAAGCAGACATTTTGATTTTTCTAACAGATGTAGACGGCGTCCTAGATAAAGACGGTAAAATAATCAGTAAAATTCCCGCTGAAAGCGTTGATAATTTAAGAGAGCAAGTAGGATTCGGAATGGAGAAAAAAATTCTAGCAACAAGCGAAGCTTTACAGATGGGTGTTAGAAAAATCGTCATCGCTTCAGGTAAAATAGATGCACCTATAACTAATGCGCTCACAGGGGAGAGGCGAACGGTGATAGCTTATGAGTGA